The Spirosoma radiotolerans genome has a window encoding:
- a CDS encoding GNAT family N-acetyltransferase translates to MANNSSLIFLRLTGAGFRTVFDELAALRIAVFYDYPYLYEGSVDYEKSYLETYARAERSLLFAVYDGEQLVGATTALPLRDETAEVQAPFLAAGYDIDTIFYFGESILLPAYRGLGLGNRFFDEREAHARRFGQYKLACFCAVQRPVDHPLRPDGYKPLDEFWTKRGYRRDNTLQSSFIWPDRNEPVETVKPMIYWTRMLN, encoded by the coding sequence TTGGCAAACAATTCATCTCTCATATTCCTTCGGCTCACAGGAGCGGGGTTTCGAACGGTTTTTGACGAGCTGGCCGCTTTGCGCATCGCGGTCTTCTATGATTATCCGTATCTCTACGAGGGCTCCGTTGATTACGAAAAAAGCTATCTGGAGACCTATGCCCGCGCCGAGCGCTCGTTACTGTTTGCCGTATACGATGGAGAACAACTGGTGGGCGCAACAACTGCTCTGCCACTACGCGACGAAACGGCCGAGGTACAGGCTCCTTTCCTGGCGGCAGGCTACGACATAGATACAATTTTCTATTTCGGTGAAAGTATCCTGTTGCCCGCTTACCGTGGTCTGGGATTGGGAAACCGATTTTTTGACGAGCGCGAAGCCCACGCCCGCCGGTTTGGTCAATACAAACTAGCTTGTTTCTGCGCCGTTCAGCGCCCGGTCGATCATCCGCTTCGGCCCGATGGGTATAAACCACTGGATGAATTCTGGACAAAACGAGGTTATCGGCGCGATAATACGCTGCAAAGCTCGTTTATCTGGCCCGATCGAAACGAGCCGGTCGAAACGGTTAAACCAATGATTTACTGGACACGAATGCTCAACTGA
- a CDS encoding NUDIX hydrolase yields MTYTEHLIAYYKKVASECISGVSLDCVIFGFHDTKLKVLLLRWKDTKEWSLPGGFIYKAESVDAAAERVLHERTGLNQLFLQQFHLFGDAVRYDQNDTLRRQKMPDLLFGICPDRTITMGYYALVDYTKVTPTADFLSDECVWCDVSDLPSMLYDHRQIIDVALKTLRLQLNWQPIGLNLMPEKFTIPELQRLYETVLGRPLDARNFHKKITGLSILTRLNERRTGGAHKSPYLYHFDRVNYEKALINGNLIFV; encoded by the coding sequence ATGACATATACCGAACATCTGATTGCTTATTACAAAAAGGTAGCGAGTGAATGTATCTCAGGGGTATCACTTGACTGTGTTATTTTTGGGTTTCATGATACAAAACTTAAAGTACTGTTATTGCGCTGGAAAGACACAAAAGAATGGAGCTTACCAGGCGGGTTTATCTATAAAGCAGAGTCGGTGGATGCAGCCGCCGAGCGGGTATTACACGAGCGAACGGGTTTAAACCAGTTGTTTCTGCAACAATTTCATCTTTTTGGCGACGCTGTTCGCTATGACCAAAATGACACCTTACGGCGGCAGAAAATGCCCGACTTGTTGTTTGGAATTTGCCCTGACCGTACGATTACAATGGGCTATTATGCCCTGGTCGACTATACGAAAGTGACGCCTACGGCCGATTTTCTGTCGGACGAATGCGTCTGGTGCGATGTATCGGACTTACCATCAATGCTCTATGACCACCGCCAGATCATTGATGTCGCGCTGAAAACCCTTCGGCTGCAACTGAACTGGCAACCCATTGGCCTGAATCTGATGCCCGAAAAATTTACGATTCCTGAACTGCAACGCTTATACGAAACCGTGCTTGGGCGGCCCCTGGATGCCCGGAATTTCCATAAGAAAATAACCGGCCTGAGCATTTTGACCCGCCTGAATGAACGACGGACGGGTGGGGCTCATAAGTCGCCTTACCTGTACCATTTCGACCGGGTGAATTACGAGAAAGCACTCATTAATGGCAATCTGATTTTCGTCTAA
- the nirD gene encoding nitrite reductase small subunit NirD: METLTINNNKITWHAACATDHIPEDGGACVLLNGRQIAVFNFTRRGEWYATDNQCPHRQQMVLSRGMIGSQGEEPKVACPFHKKTFSLETGACLNDDGYEINTFPVKAVNGIVYIGL, encoded by the coding sequence ATGGAAACGCTCACCATAAATAACAATAAAATCACCTGGCATGCGGCCTGTGCAACCGATCACATTCCCGAAGATGGCGGTGCCTGTGTCCTGCTCAATGGCCGACAAATCGCCGTTTTCAACTTCACCCGTCGGGGCGAGTGGTATGCCACCGATAATCAATGTCCGCACCGCCAACAAATGGTTCTCTCTCGTGGCATGATCGGTAGTCAGGGCGAAGAACCCAAGGTAGCCTGCCCCTTCCATAAGAAGACATTCTCGCTTGAAACGGGCGCCTGCCTAAACGATGACGGGTACGAAATAAACACGTTTCCGGTTAAAGCAGTAAATGGGATTGTGTATATTGGGCTGTAA
- a CDS encoding universal stress protein, whose protein sequence is MRTIVLATDFSNNAKQAAYFAAHLAKEQKAQLILFHAFHLWPDNPAKTGDFPLSVKAMQEDSEKALNHLAKEIRNDVHPDAPIQCIVREGHTMNAIREVTKAVQADLLVMSTVGTAPASAQLMGSIATGMVAETEIPLLLIPPGAGYAGIKNSVLCIDLSQPPNAVALETALTFTRKAGCVINVLCVSENADDAVLTERAEHIRRLLVPQPHTLSIIAGESVPDTLLNFAHTNKADLIIMLPQTRSWLQKLLSEGETQRMARLTDIPLVAVV, encoded by the coding sequence ATGAGAACCATTGTTCTTGCTACCGATTTTTCCAACAACGCCAAACAAGCAGCCTATTTTGCGGCTCACCTGGCTAAAGAGCAGAAAGCACAACTCATTTTATTTCACGCCTTTCATCTTTGGCCTGATAATCCAGCCAAAACCGGCGATTTCCCACTTTCGGTCAAGGCCATGCAGGAGGACAGTGAAAAGGCGCTCAATCACCTGGCCAAAGAAATTCGAAACGATGTTCATCCTGATGCACCCATTCAATGCATCGTTCGGGAAGGCCATACAATGAACGCCATTCGTGAGGTAACAAAAGCGGTACAGGCTGATTTATTGGTCATGTCTACTGTAGGAACGGCCCCTGCCAGCGCACAATTGATGGGCAGCATTGCAACCGGTATGGTGGCCGAAACCGAAATTCCTCTTTTGCTGATTCCCCCCGGTGCAGGCTATGCAGGCATAAAAAACAGTGTCCTTTGCATCGATCTGTCCCAGCCCCCAAATGCGGTTGCCCTGGAAACCGCTCTGACCTTTACGCGAAAGGCTGGCTGCGTCATCAACGTACTATGTGTCAGCGAAAATGCGGATGATGCGGTTTTGACAGAGCGGGCGGAGCATATCCGGCGGCTACTGGTTCCGCAGCCTCATACATTGAGTATAATAGCGGGGGAGAGCGTACCCGATACGTTGCTGAACTTTGCCCATACCAACAAAGCTGACCTGATCATTATGCTGCCTCAAACCCGAAGCTGGCTGCAGAAGCTGCTGTCGGAGGGAGAAACGCAGCGCATGGCCCGCCTGACGGATATTCCATTGGTGGCTGTTGTTTAA
- a CDS encoding response regulator transcription factor encodes MSIRILIADDHSVVRKGIRMLLEDETDVQIVGEASDGDEAIDLLGSIDTDVLLLDITMPRMSGLDALKVISHQYPSVRTLMFSMHSNPDYILKAVQHGAAGYLLKDTGLEEILRAVRTVVKGDLYYPPNASSVIIRTLILPGTNQQNDLPKSNSKATLSIWNRITSREAQILTCLIDGMSSPAIAERFGISPNTVANQRASIIRKAGVKNTVDLIRLALEEKNRN; translated from the coding sequence ATGTCGATACGAATTCTGATTGCCGATGACCATTCTGTGGTACGAAAAGGGATTCGGATGCTTCTGGAAGATGAGACCGACGTACAAATAGTGGGCGAAGCATCGGATGGCGACGAAGCCATCGACCTGCTCGGCAGCATTGATACGGATGTTTTGTTGCTGGATATTACGATGCCCCGCATGTCGGGGCTCGATGCGCTGAAAGTAATTTCGCACCAATATCCTTCCGTTCGGACGTTGATGTTCAGCATGCATAGCAATCCAGATTATATTCTGAAAGCTGTTCAGCATGGCGCGGCAGGCTATTTGCTAAAAGATACCGGCCTCGAAGAGATACTCCGGGCCGTTCGGACGGTGGTTAAGGGTGATTTATATTATCCACCCAATGCTTCTTCGGTCATTATCCGAACGTTGATTTTACCAGGCACAAATCAGCAGAACGACCTGCCTAAATCCAACTCCAAAGCAACCTTATCGATTTGGAATCGGATCACCTCCCGGGAAGCCCAGATTTTAACGTGTTTGATCGATGGAATGAGCAGTCCAGCCATCGCCGAGCGATTTGGTATCAGTCCGAATACCGTTGCCAACCAGCGCGCCAGCATCATCCGGAAGGCTGGCGTTAAAAACACGGTCGATCTGATTCGGCTGGCGTTGGAGGAAAAGAACAGGAATTGA
- a CDS encoding acyltransferase family protein — MQSSLSESQSIRQPKTSTSRLLSLDFFRGLTVAAMVLVNNPGDWGHIYAPLEHAPWNGWTPTDLIFPFFLFIVGVSITFALDGRKKDGKGVIGKIVRRSATLFLLGFFLNFFPKFDITTVRIFGVLQRIALVYLVCSLIFLKTTPRQQVYIGCGLLVGYWLLMTLVPVPGVGFANLEPATNLAAWFDKTIITPAHVYKPAKVWDPEGLLSTLPAIVTGLIGIQTGMWLRNTRPVAEKIAWLFAAGCLLTLGGLIWDGFFPINKALWTSSYVLLAGGLAMLGLALCYWLIDVQGYRRGVLPFVAFGVNAITVFFLSGLIPRIMNLIRITQPDGTEIGSKEYLYRTFIAPPFADPKDASLAGALTFVLIWFGILWWMYRKNVIIKV, encoded by the coding sequence ATGCAATCCTCTCTTTCTGAGTCCCAGTCTATACGCCAGCCTAAGACGAGTACCAGCCGCCTACTCTCACTCGATTTTTTTCGGGGGCTGACGGTGGCGGCTATGGTGCTGGTAAATAACCCCGGCGATTGGGGCCATATCTATGCGCCCCTTGAACACGCGCCCTGGAATGGCTGGACACCTACCGATCTGATTTTTCCGTTCTTCCTGTTCATTGTCGGGGTGTCGATTACGTTTGCGCTCGATGGCAGAAAGAAAGATGGGAAGGGAGTAATCGGTAAAATTGTGCGCCGGAGTGCTACCTTGTTTCTGTTGGGTTTCTTTCTGAATTTCTTTCCGAAATTTGACATCACAACGGTGCGGATTTTTGGCGTTTTACAACGGATTGCACTGGTTTACCTGGTTTGCTCGCTTATTTTTCTGAAGACGACTCCACGCCAGCAAGTGTACATTGGCTGCGGCCTGCTTGTTGGCTACTGGCTGCTGATGACGCTGGTTCCGGTGCCGGGTGTAGGCTTTGCCAACCTCGAACCCGCTACCAACCTGGCAGCCTGGTTCGATAAAACGATCATCACCCCGGCCCACGTCTACAAACCAGCTAAAGTCTGGGACCCCGAAGGCCTGCTCAGTACATTACCCGCCATTGTTACCGGGCTGATTGGTATCCAGACCGGAATGTGGCTGCGCAATACCCGCCCGGTAGCCGAAAAAATAGCCTGGCTTTTCGCGGCTGGTTGCCTGCTGACGCTGGGCGGGTTGATCTGGGATGGCTTCTTCCCCATCAACAAAGCCCTCTGGACAAGCTCCTATGTGTTGTTGGCGGGTGGGCTGGCCATGCTCGGGCTGGCCCTTTGCTATTGGCTGATCGATGTGCAGGGTTACCGGCGGGGCGTATTGCCATTTGTCGCTTTTGGCGTAAATGCCATTACCGTATTTTTCCTGTCGGGGCTGATTCCGCGAATCATGAATTTAATTCGCATCACCCAGCCCGACGGCACCGAAATCGGCTCTAAAGAATACCTCTATCGAACGTTCATTGCTCCGCCCTTCGCCGATCCGAAAGATGCCTCTCTGGCCGGTGCGCTAACGTTTGTACTGATCTGGTTCGGAATTTTGTGGTGGATGTACCGGAAAAATGTAATTATTAAAGTGTAG
- a CDS encoding ketosteroid isomerase-related protein, with amino-acid sequence MTALDTVSTYYTAFNNKEWETMLSLLHPDVRHDSNQGSTRTGKEVFRQFLQHMDDCYDETLTDIVIMTEPTGSRVACEFVVNGVYKKTDGDLPAATGQTYVLPAGSFLEVIDGLITRVTTYYNLPLWESLVLGN; translated from the coding sequence ATGACTGCTCTCGATACTGTTTCAACGTATTACACCGCCTTTAACAATAAAGAATGGGAGACGATGCTCAGTCTGCTCCATCCCGATGTTCGCCACGATAGCAATCAGGGATCTACACGCACCGGCAAAGAGGTATTTCGGCAGTTTCTTCAGCATATGGACGATTGCTACGACGAAACCCTGACCGACATCGTTATTATGACGGAGCCAACGGGCAGCCGGGTAGCCTGCGAATTTGTCGTGAATGGTGTGTACAAAAAAACGGATGGCGATCTACCAGCCGCTACGGGCCAAACGTACGTATTGCCCGCTGGTTCGTTTCTCGAAGTTATCGATGGATTAATTACCCGCGTCACCACGTATTATAATTTGCCGCTTTGGGAGTCGCTGGTTTTGGGTAATTAA
- a CDS encoding Gfo/Idh/MocA family protein, with the protein METNAKTEREIGIGVIGMGGFGLFAVQQFLQVGSPNHPQAKLVAIAGSKREEAIRTAKRFGAEQLDSLEELVNHPDVDVVYIATPPFLHYEQAMLALNAGKHVICEKPLAMNPEQGREMLALAEEKGLLMVTNLMQRYNPMFARIKHLIDKNLLGDFLHGYFENYAGDEGLSPEHWFWDRTKSGGIFIEHGVHFFDLFAGWLGEGTVKAAQVIKRPNSNDIEDQVQATVEYGDDVTGRKLVNFYHGFTQTGRMDRQEMRLVFERGDITLFEWVPTRMILRCVADEETTRALMDLFPGAQLNVTANIGGKDLPLRGRHKEFDAYQQIELRFGFGQEKQHLYSELLRLMFRDQINSIQYPGTHRLITEQNGLSSLETAMIADKMARQ; encoded by the coding sequence ATGGAGACAAACGCGAAAACCGAACGCGAAATCGGAATTGGAGTTATCGGTATGGGTGGCTTTGGCCTGTTCGCCGTACAGCAGTTTTTACAGGTCGGATCGCCGAATCATCCACAAGCCAAACTTGTGGCCATTGCCGGATCGAAACGGGAAGAAGCAATTCGAACCGCCAAACGATTCGGTGCCGAGCAGTTGGACAGCCTCGAAGAACTGGTCAATCATCCCGATGTGGATGTTGTTTACATTGCCACCCCGCCCTTCCTGCACTATGAGCAGGCCATGCTTGCGCTCAACGCGGGCAAGCATGTTATCTGCGAAAAGCCGCTGGCCATGAACCCCGAACAGGGCCGCGAAATGCTGGCGTTGGCTGAAGAAAAAGGGCTGTTGATGGTAACGAACCTGATGCAGCGCTATAACCCCATGTTTGCCCGCATCAAACACCTGATCGACAAGAATCTCCTTGGCGATTTCCTGCACGGGTATTTCGAGAATTACGCCGGAGATGAAGGACTGTCGCCCGAGCACTGGTTCTGGGACCGGACCAAAAGTGGCGGCATTTTCATCGAGCACGGCGTTCACTTTTTCGACCTGTTTGCCGGCTGGCTGGGCGAGGGAACGGTGAAAGCGGCACAGGTGATCAAGCGTCCCAATAGCAATGACATCGAAGACCAGGTCCAGGCGACCGTCGAATACGGTGACGACGTAACGGGTCGGAAACTGGTCAACTTCTACCACGGATTTACACAAACCGGGCGGATGGATCGGCAGGAAATGCGGCTGGTGTTTGAGCGGGGCGACATTACGCTCTTTGAGTGGGTGCCCACCCGCATGATCCTACGCTGCGTGGCCGACGAAGAAACGACCCGGGCGCTTATGGATCTGTTTCCGGGAGCACAACTCAACGTAACGGCCAATATTGGTGGCAAAGACTTACCTCTGCGCGGTCGGCACAAAGAATTTGACGCCTATCAGCAGATTGAACTCCGTTTTGGGTTTGGCCAGGAAAAGCAGCATTTATATAGTGAACTACTCCGCCTGATGTTTCGAGATCAGATCAACAGTATTCAATATCCGGGGACGCACCGGCTCATTACGGAGCAGAATGGCTTAAGTTCGTTGGAAACGGCCATGATTGCCGACAAGATGGCCCGACAATAA
- a CDS encoding ATP-binding protein: MTQLDQQVASRLTRFYMIALAVIAVLSLSGLLFIKRTISTHYDDSRVVNVAGRQRMLSQRLTKLAMLRIQGLSTADTVSVDSLLHSWSQSHIQLRNGMLPMEKQYTVRKSRQLDSMFTHIEPLFQSIYQSFTRINAPQTTPDEKKAALQIILQNEFPFLQQMNDIVFQFDTESFDRVKQLERIEWLLTVATLLTLLIEGLFIFRPVVNHTRHVIRRLARSEKALQLVNNHMEVSNRELEATNQNLADSNKKLLDTQQELVRTTQEKYQLQLAEDTVRSAALLEGQEEERRRFARELHDGIGQMLTGLKLHAEKLKSTSFTDEKQRLRFSELCDLIGDTIQTTRQISYNLMPSTLSDFGLGSTLQLLAEQTSRSSGINVVFSGPTDARRLNPAMEIGLYRIAQEALHNAVKYADAQLIKITLQQQTNKLLLTVDDNGKGFVMKPVPTDEKPLPASNGLENMRTRTRLLNGVLTITSKLKKGTKVRVSVDLSNNLN, translated from the coding sequence ATGACTCAACTCGATCAACAGGTAGCCAGTCGATTAACCCGGTTTTATATGATAGCCCTCGCTGTCATTGCCGTGCTTTCGCTGAGTGGCTTACTGTTTATCAAACGCACGATCAGCACGCATTACGACGACAGCCGAGTCGTGAACGTAGCCGGACGCCAACGGATGCTGAGCCAGCGGTTGACGAAACTGGCTATGCTCCGAATACAAGGGTTGTCTACCGCCGATACCGTTTCGGTCGACTCGCTGCTTCACTCCTGGAGCCAGAGTCATATTCAGCTACGAAATGGTATGCTGCCCATGGAAAAGCAGTATACGGTCCGGAAAAGCCGACAGCTCGATAGCATGTTTACGCACATCGAGCCGCTTTTCCAGTCGATCTACCAAAGTTTTACCCGCATTAACGCCCCCCAAACGACGCCCGACGAAAAAAAAGCTGCCCTTCAGATTATTCTGCAAAATGAGTTTCCCTTTTTGCAGCAGATGAACGATATTGTCTTTCAGTTTGATACAGAAAGCTTTGACCGGGTCAAACAACTCGAACGAATTGAGTGGCTGCTGACGGTTGCCACATTGCTGACCTTATTAATTGAAGGCTTGTTTATTTTCAGACCCGTGGTCAATCATACCAGGCATGTTATTCGTCGGCTGGCCCGGTCAGAAAAGGCTCTCCAGTTAGTGAACAATCATATGGAGGTTTCCAACCGCGAGCTGGAGGCAACCAATCAGAACCTGGCAGATTCAAATAAAAAGCTCCTGGATACACAGCAGGAATTAGTGCGCACGACGCAGGAGAAGTACCAGTTGCAATTGGCCGAAGATACGGTTCGGTCGGCGGCATTGCTCGAAGGCCAAGAAGAGGAACGCCGACGCTTTGCCCGCGAACTTCACGATGGCATAGGCCAGATGCTAACCGGCCTGAAGTTACATGCCGAGAAATTGAAGTCAACGTCGTTTACAGACGAAAAACAACGGCTTCGGTTCTCCGAATTATGCGACCTCATCGGCGACACGATTCAAACAACCCGGCAGATTTCCTATAATTTGATGCCCTCAACCTTAAGCGACTTTGGCCTGGGTTCGACTTTGCAACTATTAGCCGAGCAAACAAGCCGGTCTTCGGGCATCAACGTTGTCTTTAGTGGGCCAACAGATGCCCGGCGGCTGAATCCTGCCATGGAGATTGGTTTGTACCGTATTGCGCAGGAAGCCCTGCACAATGCCGTGAAATATGCTGATGCCCAGTTAATAAAGATTACCTTACAGCAGCAAACAAATAAGTTACTATTAACTGTTGACGACAACGGTAAGGGATTCGTTATGAAACCAGTACCAACCGACGAAAAACCCTTACCTGCCAGCAACGGCCTTGAGAACATGCGCACGCGAACCCGTTTGCTCAATGGAGTGCTGACCATTACGTCGAAACTAAAAAAGGGTACCAAAGTCCGGGTAAGCGTCGATTTATCCAATAACCTGAACTAG
- the nagB gene encoding glucosamine-6-phosphate deaminase, producing MITESPLLDNPDGQIPGAALTGGPIQSAITYEKIPTHIYADAKDASRAVAQEIADLIRQKQSEGKPCVLGLATGSSPKTVYAELIRMHREEGLSFRNVVSFNLDEYYPMEPDSLQSYWRFMREQLFDHVDIPAGNYHVPDGTLRTDKVGEFAKQYEAAIEAAGGLDFQLLGIGGNGHIGFNEPGSLINSHTRLMMLDNSTRAAASVDFGGLPKTPRKAITMGVSSILSARRVVLLAWGERKAPVIRGAVEGLVTELNPASYLQTHPNALFVIDEAAASELTRMKTPWLVDSVEWDNKMKKKAVTYLSLTLGKPILKLTDRDYNDNGMSDLLAQYGQAYDINIDVFNQLQHTITGWPGGKPNADDTNRPERALPAHKRCLIFSPHPDDDIISMGGTFQRLRDQGHEVHIGYQTSGNIAVADDEALRFADYVVDFNNKFGIKSPEATRIFQDAAASLREKKDSEMDTAEVRYVKGLIRMGEAKSTCRFVGIPVENAHFLNMPFYETGTVAKKPLSEEDIKITMALIEEIKPHQIYAAGDLADPHGTHKVCLDAILESVRRLKHKNFMKDCWVWLYRGAWAEWDIHEIEMAVPMSPDQVTKKRLGIFKHQSQKDGVVYQGTDSREFWQRAEERNRATAGLYNKLGLAEYEAMEAFVRWRF from the coding sequence ATGATTACGGAGTCTCCATTACTCGATAACCCGGACGGCCAAATTCCGGGTGCAGCACTCACAGGTGGCCCTATTCAGTCGGCCATCACGTATGAAAAAATTCCAACCCACATATACGCTGATGCCAAGGATGCATCGCGGGCAGTGGCACAGGAAATCGCTGATCTGATTCGTCAGAAACAAAGCGAGGGCAAGCCCTGTGTATTGGGCCTGGCAACTGGCTCGTCGCCTAAAACGGTTTATGCCGAATTAATTCGGATGCACCGCGAAGAAGGTCTGAGCTTCCGCAACGTTGTCTCGTTCAACCTGGACGAGTATTACCCAATGGAGCCTGACTCCCTGCAAAGTTATTGGCGCTTCATGCGGGAGCAGCTATTCGATCATGTCGATATTCCGGCAGGGAATTATCACGTGCCCGATGGTACTCTTCGGACGGACAAAGTGGGCGAATTTGCCAAGCAGTACGAAGCCGCCATTGAAGCCGCTGGTGGGCTGGACTTTCAGTTGCTGGGTATCGGTGGTAACGGACACATCGGCTTCAACGAGCCGGGTTCGCTGATCAACTCGCACACACGCCTGATGATGCTCGATAACTCGACACGGGCTGCGGCATCCGTCGATTTTGGTGGTCTACCCAAAACTCCCCGCAAAGCGATCACGATGGGCGTATCCAGTATTTTGAGTGCTCGTCGTGTGGTGCTGCTGGCCTGGGGCGAGCGGAAAGCACCCGTTATTCGGGGAGCGGTTGAAGGACTGGTTACCGAACTGAACCCAGCTTCGTACCTGCAAACGCATCCCAACGCCTTGTTTGTCATTGACGAAGCGGCTGCATCGGAGCTGACTCGCATGAAAACACCCTGGCTGGTGGACTCTGTGGAATGGGACAATAAGATGAAGAAAAAAGCCGTCACGTATTTGTCGTTGACGCTCGGTAAGCCCATTCTAAAGCTGACCGACCGTGACTATAACGACAACGGGATGAGCGATTTACTAGCTCAATACGGCCAGGCGTATGATATCAACATCGACGTTTTCAATCAACTTCAACATACAATTACGGGCTGGCCGGGTGGCAAACCCAATGCCGATGATACCAATCGTCCCGAGAGGGCTTTGCCTGCTCACAAACGCTGCCTGATTTTCAGCCCTCACCCCGACGATGATATCATCTCGATGGGTGGTACCTTCCAGCGGTTGCGGGATCAGGGCCACGAGGTGCATATTGGTTACCAGACATCAGGCAATATTGCTGTCGCCGATGATGAAGCCCTGCGTTTCGCCGATTACGTTGTCGATTTCAATAATAAGTTCGGTATTAAAAGTCCGGAAGCAACCCGAATATTTCAGGATGCGGCTGCCTCGTTGCGCGAGAAAAAAGACTCTGAAATGGACACCGCCGAGGTGCGCTATGTGAAGGGGTTAATTCGGATGGGCGAAGCTAAATCGACCTGTCGGTTTGTGGGTATTCCTGTCGAAAATGCCCACTTCTTAAACATGCCGTTCTATGAAACCGGCACCGTAGCGAAAAAGCCCTTGAGCGAAGAGGATATTAAAATTACGATGGCGCTGATCGAAGAGATTAAGCCTCACCAAATCTACGCAGCCGGTGATCTGGCCGATCCACATGGCACGCACAAAGTGTGTCTGGATGCGATTTTGGAATCGGTTCGTCGGTTGAAACACAAGAATTTCATGAAAGACTGCTGGGTATGGCTTTATCGCGGTGCCTGGGCTGAGTGGGATATTCACGAAATTGAAATGGCCGTTCCTATGTCGCCCGATCAGGTGACGAAAAAGCGGTTGGGCATTTTCAAACACCAGTCTCAAAAAGATGGTGTCGTGTACCAGGGTACCGATTCGCGCGAATTCTGGCAACGGGCTGAAGAACGCAACCGTGCTACGGCCGGTCTATACAACAAACTCGGATTGGCCGAATATGAAGCCATGGAAGCGTTTGTGCGCTGGCGGTTTTAG